One window of Papaver somniferum cultivar HN1 chromosome 9, ASM357369v1, whole genome shotgun sequence genomic DNA carries:
- the LOC113313515 gene encoding 3-phosphoinositide-dependent protein kinase 2-like, protein MLALGETGGGEMEKEFESKLHLQNPDNNSVMKSKSFVFRAPQEQFSIQEFQLGKIYGVGSYSKVVRAKKRDTGIVYALKIMDKKFITKENKTSYVKLERIVLDQLDHPGIIRLFFTFQDTCSLYMALESCEGGELFDQIIRKGRLSENEARFYAAEVIDALEYMHGVGLIHRDIKPENLLLTADGHIKIADFGSVKPMEDSQISVLPSVPSSEKACTFVGTAAYVPPEVLNSAPATFGNDLWALGCTLYQMLSGTSPFKDASEWLIFQRIIARDIKFPEYFTKEARDLIDKLLDTDPSQRPGAGPDGYASLKSHPFFKGVDWKNIRRQSPPKLALETKAVEADEAQDPGWNLSHIGDGSFSFNDGTSGAAATSSSEASAHITRLASIDSFDSRWQQFLDPGESIVMISMVKKVQKLANKKVQLILTDKPKLICVDPAKMTLKGNVLWSEADNPQDLTIQVTSSSNFKICTPKKVMSFEDAKQRAWQWKKAIEAFQNR, encoded by the exons ATGTTGGCATTGGGTGAGACTGGAGGAGGAGAAATGGAGAAAGAATTTGAATCAAAGCTTCATCTTCAAAACCCAGATAACAACTCAGttatgaaatcaaagagttttgtgtTTAGAGCACCTCAAGAACAGTTTAGTATTCAAGAGTTTCAATTAGGGAAGATCTATGGTGTTGGTTCTTACTCAAAG GTGGTGAGGGCGAAAAAGAGGGATACAGGAATTGTATATGCGTTGAAGATTATGGACAAGAAGTTTATTacgaaagaaaataaaacatcGTATGTTAAGTTGGAACGGATTGTACTTGATCAATTGGATCATCCTGGGATTATTCGTCTATTTTTCACATTTCAAGACACTTGCTCTTTGT ACATGGCACTCGAATCTTGTGAAGGCGGTGAACTTTTTGATCAGATTATAAGG AAAGGTCGTCTATCAGAGAATGAAGCACGCTTCTATGCAGCAGAAGTGATTGATGCCCTGGAATACATGCACGGTGTAGGATTAATTCATCGAGATATTAAG CCAGAGAACTTGCTACTTACTGCAGACGGGCATATTAAAATTGCTGATTTTGGTAGTGTAAAGCCTATGGAGGACAGCCAAATATCAGTCCTTCCATCCGTACCATCAA GTGAAAAGGCATGCACCTTTGTCGGAACCGCTGCATATGTCCCTCCAGAAGTTCTTAATTCAGCTCCTGCAACTTTTGG AAATGACCTTTGGGCATTGGGATGCACCTTGTATCAGATGCTATCTGGAACTTCTCCCTTCAAAGATGCAAGTGAGTGGCTAATTTTTCAAAGAATTATTGCCAGAGACATAAAATTTCCAGAGTACTTTACTAAAGAAGCTAGAGACCTTATTGACAAGTTATTG GACACAGATCCCAGCCAACGACCAGGTGCTGGGCCTGATGGCTATGCGTCACTTAAGTCACATCCCTTCTTTAAGGGTGTGGACTGGAAAAATATAAGACGGCAATCTCCTCCCAAACTAGCTTTAGAAACCAAG GCAGTGGAGGCTGATGAAGCTCAGGATCCTGGGTGGAATCTTTCTCACATTGGGGATGGTTCATTTAGTTTCAATGATGGGACTagtggtgctgctgccacttcATCATCTGAAGCATCTGCTCACATAACTAGACTTGCTTCCATTGACTCGTTTGATTCAAGATG GCAACAATTTTTGGATCCTGGGGAATCAATCGTTATGATCTCAATGGTGAAAAAGGTACAGAAACTTGCCAACAAGAAGGTGCAGCTTATTCTTACCGACAAACCCAAATTGATTTGTGTGGACCCTGCGAAGATGACCCTCAAGGGGAATGTGTTATGGTCCGAGGCTGATAACCCCCAAGACCTTACCATTCAAGTAACAAGTTCTTCAAATTTTAAGATTTGCACG CCAAAGAAGGTAATGTCTTTTGAGGATGCAAAACAAAGAGCTTGGCAGTGGAAAAAGGCAATAGAGGCCTTCCAAAACCGGTGA